A single window of Streptomyces sp. NBC_00464 DNA harbors:
- a CDS encoding protein NO VEIN domain-containing protein, with the protein MPVPPSPVLRAALRWLERLPASSPARCRALFTNHADYSDLTPTQYEAAYTWLGENSLLGDPDSSAAAGERVFRAALASSGAPWLQDADILVRGPDELPEDALRAADALDISKNEAYEQVSAVWGKVDTEARALIGSAGELALVSLLTEATDARVEHVAAYSDGFGYDIAVHARRHPLHIEAKSTVRRGRLAFYLSRHEYETMRRDPAWQLVTVQLTQDHEIAAVASVAAEWIRAQVPQDRGPFGRWEACRLDVSPDAVVPGIPQLAPLLRPGAAGLLLSGT; encoded by the coding sequence GTGCCCGTCCCGCCTAGCCCAGTCCTGCGCGCCGCCCTGCGGTGGCTGGAACGGCTTCCGGCGTCCAGCCCAGCACGGTGCCGCGCACTGTTCACCAATCACGCCGACTACAGCGACCTCACCCCCACGCAGTACGAAGCGGCCTACACATGGCTCGGCGAGAACAGCCTGCTTGGAGACCCGGACAGCAGTGCCGCAGCGGGCGAGCGTGTCTTCCGTGCCGCCCTGGCCTCCAGTGGCGCGCCCTGGCTCCAGGACGCCGACATCCTCGTGCGTGGCCCGGACGAGCTCCCGGAGGACGCCCTGCGGGCCGCAGATGCCTTGGACATCTCTAAGAACGAGGCGTACGAGCAGGTCAGTGCAGTCTGGGGCAAGGTCGATACGGAGGCGCGGGCCCTCATCGGCAGCGCCGGCGAACTAGCCCTCGTCTCGCTCCTCACCGAGGCCACCGACGCCCGCGTCGAACACGTTGCGGCGTACTCCGACGGCTTCGGGTATGACATCGCCGTCCACGCGAGGCGGCACCCGCTGCACATCGAGGCGAAGAGCACGGTGCGGCGCGGAAGGCTGGCCTTCTACCTGTCCCGGCACGAGTACGAGACCATGCGCCGCGACCCGGCATGGCAGCTCGTGACCGTACAGCTCACGCAGGACCATGAGATCGCTGCGGTCGCGTCCGTTGCTGCCGAGTGGATCAGGGCCCAGGTTCCGCAGGACCGAGGGCCCTTCGGGCGATGGGAAGCATGCCGTTTGGACGTCTCGCCGGACGCGGTTGTCCCGGGCATCCCACAGCTGGCACCTCTGCTCCGACCGGGGGCGGCTGGGTTGCTGTTGAGCGGAACGTAG
- a CDS encoding GmrSD restriction endonuclease domain-containing protein produces the protein MAVERTNRDIKTLIGQIADGEIMLPEIQRGYVWRASQVAKLVESMYLGYPAGTLLLWKTDEGAETRTAAIGSGQGLPSVMPLYLLDGQQRLTSLYRVFNDHATAQIVFNIETEAFQNQSNATLRSPKWIKVYDVVGPDADPFALQMQLRSAGLSIDGSEIGRRLKALESISQRDFHMEVLHGFSYEEVTQIFVRVNSGGRPLKTTDLAMATLSARSPGFLGELEKESARWAELGYRAVDANFLIKAITLSLSISGKRTSSVSRLTTASPASVAEGWGQVRRGLERVVPLLREQLLVPTTALTSSVTPLHPLIVFYGRLAAGAFVDPEVEKGLLYWFLAASGSNRYAGATDSALTQDVNALDSDEPVRALLANLRLDEKGFSVTARDLSGRNIQSPYIMLSYLAAAHSGAEDWWAGGPISITAEGTDKLQYSTLHPAAQLRSHANKYTSAEINELANIVFVSPQTAKNMIGNRSPAEYIREVQAEDLAAHAVPTDPKVLEADGFRDFLVARRALLAERISALLERFRPAFIDKGVASDLRTEKTPRRSLMLTGFAAGSRTLLLAEAQAGTQHWVGRIDTAELDAALDAAASGLDSDVTVAGETAPLRGDEDGVTLPVGPFKLRGTVDHWRLALKDAFSDALPAADCPEAESPAWIGETEEFLLTDIGVQRA, from the coding sequence ATGGCAGTCGAACGTACCAACCGTGATATCAAGACGCTCATCGGCCAGATCGCTGACGGGGAGATCATGCTCCCGGAGATCCAGCGGGGCTACGTCTGGCGAGCCTCGCAGGTCGCGAAGCTCGTGGAGTCGATGTACCTCGGATATCCGGCGGGAACACTCCTGTTGTGGAAGACGGACGAGGGAGCCGAGACCCGTACCGCGGCAATCGGATCCGGGCAAGGACTTCCCAGCGTCATGCCGCTTTACCTGCTCGACGGGCAGCAACGGCTCACCTCCCTATACCGCGTCTTCAACGATCACGCCACGGCGCAGATCGTTTTCAACATCGAGACGGAGGCGTTCCAGAACCAGAGCAACGCCACGCTCAGGAGCCCGAAATGGATCAAGGTCTATGACGTCGTCGGTCCCGACGCTGACCCGTTTGCGCTCCAAATGCAGCTCCGCTCAGCTGGACTGTCCATCGACGGTTCTGAGATCGGACGCCGCCTAAAGGCGCTCGAATCGATCTCGCAACGCGACTTCCACATGGAGGTCCTCCACGGCTTCAGCTACGAGGAGGTCACTCAGATCTTCGTCCGTGTCAACAGCGGCGGCCGCCCGCTGAAGACAACCGATCTGGCGATGGCAACTCTCTCGGCCCGCTCGCCGGGATTCCTGGGAGAACTCGAGAAGGAGTCGGCCCGGTGGGCGGAGCTCGGCTACCGAGCAGTCGACGCCAACTTCCTCATCAAGGCGATCACGCTCAGCCTGTCAATCTCAGGCAAGCGCACCTCGTCTGTCTCCAGGCTGACTACAGCCAGTCCAGCATCCGTCGCGGAGGGCTGGGGACAAGTCCGCCGAGGACTCGAGCGCGTCGTTCCGCTGCTCCGTGAGCAGTTGCTCGTGCCGACAACGGCACTCACCTCGTCCGTCACGCCCCTGCACCCGCTGATCGTCTTCTACGGCCGACTGGCTGCCGGTGCATTTGTCGACCCAGAGGTGGAGAAGGGCCTGCTCTACTGGTTCCTGGCCGCAAGCGGGAGCAACCGCTACGCCGGGGCAACCGACAGCGCCCTCACTCAAGACGTCAACGCCCTCGACTCTGACGAGCCGGTGCGTGCACTCCTTGCCAACCTGCGCTTGGACGAGAAGGGTTTCAGCGTGACCGCCCGCGATCTTTCGGGGCGCAACATCCAAAGCCCGTACATCATGCTGTCCTACCTGGCAGCTGCCCATTCCGGCGCAGAGGACTGGTGGGCCGGCGGACCGATCTCGATCACTGCCGAGGGGACCGACAAGCTGCAGTACAGCACCCTGCATCCGGCGGCGCAGCTGCGGAGCCACGCGAACAAGTACACGTCCGCGGAGATTAACGAGTTGGCAAACATCGTCTTCGTCTCGCCCCAAACGGCCAAGAACATGATCGGCAACCGCTCTCCCGCCGAATACATCAGGGAAGTGCAGGCCGAAGACCTGGCGGCTCACGCTGTTCCGACGGACCCGAAGGTTCTGGAAGCCGACGGGTTCCGGGACTTCCTCGTTGCCCGCCGAGCGCTTCTCGCAGAGAGGATCTCCGCACTCCTCGAGCGCTTCCGCCCTGCCTTCATCGATAAGGGCGTCGCCAGCGACCTGCGGACAGAGAAGACCCCCCGGCGGTCCCTCATGCTTACAGGATTCGCAGCGGGGAGTCGCACCCTGCTGCTCGCGGAGGCGCAGGCAGGGACGCAGCACTGGGTCGGCAGGATCGACACCGCTGAGCTGGACGCCGCTCTCGACGCAGCGGCCAGTGGCCTCGACAGCGATGTCACCGTAGCGGGCGAGACAGCGCCGCTTAGGGGCGATGAGGACGGCGTGACCCTGCCAGTCGGTCCCTTCAAACTCCGAGGCACCGTGGATCATTGGCGATTGGCTCTGAAAGACGCCTTCTCGGACGCGTTGCCTGCGGCTGACTGCCCCGAGGCGGAGTCGCCGGCATGGATCGGGGAAACCGAAGAGTTCCTTTTGACCGACATCGGCGTCCAAAGGGCCTAG
- a CDS encoding very short patch repair endonuclease produces the protein MNKLPPEPVTGGWSPPDGSWASSAANRRSMLGNRNRDTSPERALRSLVHAAGLRYRVAAKPLPKMRRTADLVFRPTRVAVFVDGCFWHGCPEHFVPPKTNPDYWREKIGKNVQRDRDTDARLEEAGWLVLRFWEHDAAEASSAIVCAAVRSRRGAAALGAEPEE, from the coding sequence ATGAACAAACTGCCTCCTGAGCCAGTCACTGGCGGATGGTCTCCACCGGACGGATCCTGGGCATCTTCTGCTGCGAATCGCCGCAGCATGCTTGGGAACCGGAACCGGGACACCTCCCCGGAGCGTGCGCTCCGCTCCCTCGTCCATGCGGCTGGCCTCCGCTACCGGGTTGCCGCCAAGCCGCTCCCTAAGATGCGCCGTACAGCGGATCTCGTTTTCCGTCCGACCCGCGTCGCGGTCTTCGTCGACGGCTGCTTCTGGCACGGATGCCCGGAGCACTTCGTGCCGCCGAAGACAAATCCCGACTACTGGCGGGAGAAGATCGGGAAGAACGTGCAGCGCGACAGGGATACGGATGCGCGTCTCGAGGAAGCAGGGTGGCTCGTCCTCCGGTTCTGGGAACACGATGCGGCTGAGGCGAGCTCCGCGATCGTCTGCGCTGCGGTCCGATCACGCCGGGGCGCGGCGGCACTGGGGGCCGAGCCGGAGGAGTAG
- a CDS encoding AAA family ATPase: MTATPEPDSGTSPGARADRAVADVLSGLDSVTGRGIVVDSPPGAGKSTLVKRATGHLTSAGHQVMIVAQTNEQVDDLVDNIAREYPALPLGRLHANGFRLPERVSRHANVRGSNEADALRELAVVVSTAKKWSYVKPEKCAPWRWAIVDEAYQMRSDALLATAPLFSEKDSQVLFVGDPGQLDPFATVATDRWQGLTWDPLRNAVDVALAHNSDLLRHELPVSWRLPEMAAPLVQKAFYPFYSFTSGTKAADRVLTYGTTPHRATPSDAVLACAAGSGWGLLELPARHTLDDDPEVAEALAETAARLLERGALVNGEPLTESRIAIGAARTIQADSVRSRLEKRGLTGITVDTANRLQGREFDVTLVWHPLSGRQDASAFHLETGRLCVLLSRHRFACIIVARAGITDLLDRHPRSSPVYLDVPPKFPDGWRAHQVVMDYLENQARP, encoded by the coding sequence ATGACAGCCACTCCGGAACCCGACAGCGGCACGTCACCCGGTGCCCGCGCCGACCGGGCGGTCGCCGACGTGCTGTCCGGCCTGGACTCGGTCACCGGACGCGGCATCGTGGTGGACTCTCCACCGGGCGCGGGAAAGTCCACGCTGGTCAAGCGCGCCACCGGCCACCTGACATCGGCCGGCCACCAGGTGATGATCGTCGCGCAGACCAACGAACAGGTCGACGACCTGGTCGACAACATCGCCCGGGAGTACCCTGCTCTTCCACTCGGGCGCCTGCACGCGAACGGCTTCCGTCTTCCCGAGCGCGTGAGCCGCCATGCGAATGTACGAGGCAGTAACGAGGCAGACGCCCTCCGCGAGCTGGCGGTCGTGGTCTCCACCGCCAAAAAGTGGTCGTACGTCAAACCTGAGAAGTGTGCTCCATGGCGCTGGGCCATTGTGGACGAGGCCTACCAGATGCGGTCGGACGCGCTGCTGGCGACGGCACCGCTGTTCTCCGAGAAGGATTCACAAGTCCTCTTCGTCGGCGATCCCGGGCAGCTTGACCCCTTCGCCACAGTGGCCACCGACCGCTGGCAGGGACTGACCTGGGACCCGCTGCGCAACGCCGTCGACGTGGCGCTGGCGCACAACTCCGACCTGCTGCGACACGAGCTCCCGGTCTCCTGGCGGCTGCCGGAGATGGCAGCCCCTCTCGTGCAGAAGGCGTTCTATCCCTTCTACTCCTTCACCTCCGGTACCAAGGCGGCTGACCGCGTCCTTACCTACGGCACCACACCTCACCGCGCAACACCGTCGGACGCCGTCCTCGCCTGCGCGGCCGGGTCGGGCTGGGGTCTGCTGGAGCTTCCGGCTCGGCATACTCTCGACGATGACCCCGAGGTGGCCGAAGCCCTGGCAGAAACGGCGGCCCGGTTGCTGGAGCGAGGGGCGCTGGTGAACGGAGAGCCGCTCACCGAGTCCCGCATCGCGATCGGCGCCGCCCGCACGATCCAGGCGGACTCGGTACGGTCGCGACTGGAGAAGCGGGGTCTCACGGGCATCACCGTGGACACCGCCAACCGACTCCAGGGCCGCGAGTTCGACGTCACACTGGTCTGGCACCCGCTCTCCGGCCGTCAGGATGCCTCCGCCTTCCATCTGGAGACCGGTCGCCTGTGCGTCCTGCTCTCCCGCCACCGCTTCGCCTGCATCATCGTGGCCCGCGCCGGCATCACCGACCTCCTCGACCGGCATCCCCGCAGCAGCCCGGTCTATCTCGACGTACCACCGAAGTTCCCGGACGGGTGGCGGGCGCACCAAGTCGTCATGGACTACCTGGAGAACCAAGCTCGTCCATAG